One genomic window of Mycteria americana isolate JAX WOST 10 ecotype Jacksonville Zoo and Gardens chromosome 6, USCA_MyAme_1.0, whole genome shotgun sequence includes the following:
- the DPCD gene encoding protein DPCD, with the protein MAVPSWLERLRAASKTALVQDGKRKIHYLFEDGREMAEEYDVKTSQLVSRKWREKNTLGGSGKWQVEVGEPASPLLGALESELIKESSSNPVFMRKDTLSSFQWRIRNLPYAKEVYSVSVEKEQRCCVIRTTNKKYYKKFSIPDLDRYQLPLDAAALSFTHANNTLIITYQKPKEILAAEEQLQKELKKIKAANNGDGDCKTQ; encoded by the exons ATGGCGGTGCCGAGCTGGCTGGAGAGGCTGCGGGCTGCCAGCAAGACAGCGCTGGTGCAGGACG GGAAGCGGAAGATCCACTACCTCTTCGAGGATGGGAGGGAGATGGCCGAAGAGTACGACGTGAAGACCAGTCAGTTAGTGA gtAGAAAGTGGCGAGAAAAGAACACCCTCGGGGGCTCCGGCAAGTGGCAGGTTGAAGTGGGAGAGCCAGCCTCACCGCTCCTGGGAGCACTGGAATCAGAGCTCATAAAGGAAAGCAGCTCCAAT CCTGTCTTCATGAGGAAGGATACGCTGAGCAGCTTCCAGTGGCGGATCCGTAACCTGCCCTACGCCAAGGAGGTCTACAGCGTCTCCGTGGAGAAGGAGCAGCGCTGCTGTGTCATCCGGACCACCAACAAGAA GTACTACAAAAAGTTCTCTATTCCTGACCTGGACCGATACCAGCTCCCCTTGGACGCAGCTGCCCTGAGCTTCACCCACGCCAACAACACCCTGATCATCACG TACCAGAAGCCGAAGGAGATCCTggctgcagaagagcagctgcagaaggagctgaagaAGATAAAGGCAGCTAACAATGGGGATGGCGATTGTAAGACCCAGTAG
- the POLL gene encoding DNA polymerase lambda isoform X2, whose amino-acid sequence MEPRGIVKAFPKRKKVRDDSGKSVPPKIPKEEGTEIPEAEWLKPVTAYVLQAGIGQARVQIFHKQIVQNGGVVHNQLSSEVTHVIVAEDMDCDRAFRLLKLTKLPSGLQLLKASWLSACIREQKLLSTTGYRVFIPHRYLKEGELQKEQQPQVLGSEEVQPPAEEGGAKPNTEAQVEDASQRGLGTLGQQQLAEKVSDDEDSEGEDASVTQGDLEALISGCYPVKSSEETSDSSSTVAQPASKWVCAHSSNSKKENHNQCITEKLEVLAKAYSVQGDKWRALGYSKAINALKSYHKPVTSYQGFRTLDDIRNKAILTSQQAVGLKHYTDFLERMPREEAAEIEQTVRQAALALKPGLLCVACGSYRRGKPTCGDVDVLITHPNGQSHRGVFSKLLDSLHRSGFLTDDLVSQEDNGDQKKYLGVCRLPGPARRHRRLDIIVVPYSEFACSLLYFTGSAHFNRSMRALAKTKGMRLSEHALSTAVVRGPGGVKVASGRTLPTPTERDVFIQLGLPYREPSERDW is encoded by the exons ATGGAGCCACGAGGGATTGTCAAAGCCTTTCCCAAGAGGAAGAAGGTGAGGGATGACTCAGGGAAAAGCGTCCCTCCAAAGATCccaaaagaggaaggaacagagatACCTGAGG CGGAGTGGCTGAAACCAGTCACCGCCTACGTGTTGCAGGCTGGCATTGGCCAAGCCAGGGTGCAGATCTTCCACAAGCAGATTGTCCAGAACGGGGGTGTTGTACACAACCAGCTCTCCTCGGAGGTGACGCACGTCATTGTGGCTGAAGACATGGACTGTGATCGGGCCTTTCGGCTCCTTAAATTAACCAAGCTACCTTCAGGGTTGCAGCTATTGAAGGCATCCTGGCTAAGTGCTTGCATTAGAGAGCAGAAGCTGCTGAGTACCACTGGCTACCGTGTCTTTATCCCTCACAG GTACCTGAAGGAGGGAGAactgcagaaagagcagcagccGCAGGTCCTGGGCAGTGAAGAGGTCCAGCccccagcagaggagggaggagcgaAACCAAATACTGAAGCACAGGTGGAGGATGCCTCACAGCGAGGCCTGGGCACCCTTggacagcagcagctggctgag AAAGTCTCTGATGATGAAGACAGTGAAGGAGAAGATGCTAGTGTCACCCAGGGAGATCTGGAAGCATTGATTTCTGGCTGCTACCCTGTGAAATCATCAGAGGAGACCAGTGACAGCTCTTCTACGGTGGCCCAGCCTGCCAGCAAGTGGGTTTGTGCCCATTCCTCCAACAGCAAGAAGGAGAATCACAACCAGTGCATCACAGAGAAGCTGGAAGTGCTAGCAAAGGCCTATTCTGTCCAGGGTGACAAGTGGAGAGCTCTGGGCTACTCCAAAGCCATCAATGCACTTAAGAGCTACCACAAACCAGTCACCTCCTACCAG GGTTTCCGGACACTGGATGATATCCGCAACAAGGCGATTCTCACCAGCCAGCAAGCTGTGGGGCTGAAGCACTACACAGATTTCCTGGAGCGCATGCCTCGTGAGGAAGCTGCAGAAATAGAACAGACT GTCAGACAAGCTGCCCTGGCCCTGAAGCCTGGGCTCCTGTGTGTGGCATGTGGCTCCTACCGTCGGGGGAAGCCCACCTGTGGAGATGTGGATGTGCTGATCACTCACCCAAATGGGCAGTCTCACCGTGGGGTGTTCAGCAAGCTGCTTGACAGCCTCCACAGGAGCG GCTTCCTTACAGACGACCTGGTGAGTCAGGAGGACAACGGTGATCAGAAGAAGTACCTGGGGGTGTGCCGTCTCCCCGGGCCAGCCCGCCGTCACCGCCGGCTTGACATCATTGTGGTGCCTTACAGCGAGTTCGCCTGCTCCCTGCTCTACTTCACTGGCTCAGCTCACTTCAACCGCTCCATGCGAGCCCTGGCCAAGACCAAGGGCATGAGGCTCTCGGAGCATGCCCTCAGCACGGCCGTGGTGCGAGGCCCTGGAGGTGTCAAGGTGGCATCTGGCCGTACTCTGCCCACTCCCACTGAGAGAGATGTCTTCATTCAGCTGGGGCTGCCTTACCGGGAGCCCTCAGAACGGGACTGGTGA
- the POLL gene encoding DNA polymerase lambda isoform X1, protein MEPRGIVKAFPKRKKVRDDSGKSVPPKIPKEEGTEIPEAEWLKPVTAYVLQAGIGQARVQIFHKQIVQNGGVVHNQLSSEVTHVIVAEDMDCDRAFRLLKLTKLPSGLQLLKASWLSACIREQKLLSTTGYRVFIPHRYLKEGELQKEQQPQVLGSEEVQPPAEEGGAKPNTEAQVEDASQRGLGTLGQQQLAEKVSDDEDSEGEDASVTQGDLEALISGCYPVKSSEETSDSSSTVAQPASKWVCAHSSNSKKENHNQCITEKLEVLAKAYSVQGDKWRALGYSKAINALKSYHKPVTSYQEACKIPGIGKRMAEKILEILESGHLRKLDHISESVPVLELFSNIWGVGVKTAQMWYQQGFRTLDDIRNKAILTSQQAVGLKHYTDFLERMPREEAAEIEQTVRQAALALKPGLLCVACGSYRRGKPTCGDVDVLITHPNGQSHRGVFSKLLDSLHRSGFLTDDLVSQEDNGDQKKYLGVCRLPGPARRHRRLDIIVVPYSEFACSLLYFTGSAHFNRSMRALAKTKGMRLSEHALSTAVVRGPGGVKVASGRTLPTPTERDVFIQLGLPYREPSERDW, encoded by the exons ATGGAGCCACGAGGGATTGTCAAAGCCTTTCCCAAGAGGAAGAAGGTGAGGGATGACTCAGGGAAAAGCGTCCCTCCAAAGATCccaaaagaggaaggaacagagatACCTGAGG CGGAGTGGCTGAAACCAGTCACCGCCTACGTGTTGCAGGCTGGCATTGGCCAAGCCAGGGTGCAGATCTTCCACAAGCAGATTGTCCAGAACGGGGGTGTTGTACACAACCAGCTCTCCTCGGAGGTGACGCACGTCATTGTGGCTGAAGACATGGACTGTGATCGGGCCTTTCGGCTCCTTAAATTAACCAAGCTACCTTCAGGGTTGCAGCTATTGAAGGCATCCTGGCTAAGTGCTTGCATTAGAGAGCAGAAGCTGCTGAGTACCACTGGCTACCGTGTCTTTATCCCTCACAG GTACCTGAAGGAGGGAGAactgcagaaagagcagcagccGCAGGTCCTGGGCAGTGAAGAGGTCCAGCccccagcagaggagggaggagcgaAACCAAATACTGAAGCACAGGTGGAGGATGCCTCACAGCGAGGCCTGGGCACCCTTggacagcagcagctggctgag AAAGTCTCTGATGATGAAGACAGTGAAGGAGAAGATGCTAGTGTCACCCAGGGAGATCTGGAAGCATTGATTTCTGGCTGCTACCCTGTGAAATCATCAGAGGAGACCAGTGACAGCTCTTCTACGGTGGCCCAGCCTGCCAGCAAGTGGGTTTGTGCCCATTCCTCCAACAGCAAGAAGGAGAATCACAACCAGTGCATCACAGAGAAGCTGGAAGTGCTAGCAAAGGCCTATTCTGTCCAGGGTGACAAGTGGAGAGCTCTGGGCTACTCCAAAGCCATCAATGCACTTAAGAGCTACCACAAACCAGTCACCTCCTACCAG GAAGCCTGTAAAATCCCTGGGATTGGGAAGCGAATGGCAGAGAAGATCTTGGAGATCTTGGAGAGCGGGCACCTGCGCAAGCTGGATCACATCAGTGAGAGTGTGCCTGTGCTGGAGTTGTTTTCCAACATCTGGGGAGTAGGGGTCAAGACAGCTCAGATGTGGTACCAGCAG GGTTTCCGGACACTGGATGATATCCGCAACAAGGCGATTCTCACCAGCCAGCAAGCTGTGGGGCTGAAGCACTACACAGATTTCCTGGAGCGCATGCCTCGTGAGGAAGCTGCAGAAATAGAACAGACT GTCAGACAAGCTGCCCTGGCCCTGAAGCCTGGGCTCCTGTGTGTGGCATGTGGCTCCTACCGTCGGGGGAAGCCCACCTGTGGAGATGTGGATGTGCTGATCACTCACCCAAATGGGCAGTCTCACCGTGGGGTGTTCAGCAAGCTGCTTGACAGCCTCCACAGGAGCG GCTTCCTTACAGACGACCTGGTGAGTCAGGAGGACAACGGTGATCAGAAGAAGTACCTGGGGGTGTGCCGTCTCCCCGGGCCAGCCCGCCGTCACCGCCGGCTTGACATCATTGTGGTGCCTTACAGCGAGTTCGCCTGCTCCCTGCTCTACTTCACTGGCTCAGCTCACTTCAACCGCTCCATGCGAGCCCTGGCCAAGACCAAGGGCATGAGGCTCTCGGAGCATGCCCTCAGCACGGCCGTGGTGCGAGGCCCTGGAGGTGTCAAGGTGGCATCTGGCCGTACTCTGCCCACTCCCACTGAGAGAGATGTCTTCATTCAGCTGGGGCTGCCTTACCGGGAGCCCTCAGAACGGGACTGGTGA